One genomic segment of Amycolatopsis granulosa includes these proteins:
- a CDS encoding dienelactone hydrolase family protein: MTVPLTVDPGLEGDLTVPADALGVVVFAHGSGSSRRSPRNIAVARELQDNRFATLLFDLLSPGEDGGGTRFDIDLLTGRLRAAMAELSRHEKTADLPLGLFGASTGAAAALRAAAAEPGRVRAVVSRGGRPDLAGDALPRVQSPALLIVGARDDEVLRLNQRAAAELTAPHRIEVVPGASHLFEEPGALEAVAQLAAAWFSDHLR, encoded by the coding sequence ATGACCGTTCCGCTCACCGTCGATCCCGGGCTGGAGGGCGACCTGACGGTTCCGGCCGACGCCCTCGGTGTCGTCGTGTTCGCCCACGGCTCGGGCAGTTCCCGGCGCAGCCCGCGCAACATCGCGGTGGCCCGCGAGCTGCAGGACAACCGGTTCGCCACGCTGCTGTTCGACCTGCTCAGCCCCGGCGAGGACGGTGGCGGCACGCGGTTCGACATCGATCTGCTGACCGGACGGCTGCGGGCGGCGATGGCCGAGCTGTCCCGGCACGAGAAGACGGCGGACCTGCCGCTCGGCCTGTTCGGGGCGAGCACCGGTGCCGCCGCCGCACTCCGCGCCGCCGCGGCCGAACCCGGGCGCGTGCGGGCGGTCGTCTCCCGCGGCGGGCGCCCCGACCTCGCCGGCGACGCGCTGCCCCGCGTGCAGAGCCCGGCGCTGCTGATCGTCGGCGCCCGCGACGACGAGGTGCTGCGGCTGAACCAGCGGGCGGCGGCGGAACTGACCGCCCCGCACCGCATCGAGGTCGTCCCCGGGGCTTCGCACCTGTTCGAGGAACCGGGCGCGCTGGAGGCCGTGGCGCAGCTGGCGGCCGCCTGGTTCAGCGACCACCTGCGTTAG
- a CDS encoding phosphoribosyltransferase, with protein MRRRHTFRDRREAGRQLGELLREREWLDPLVLGLARGGVVVGHAVAEVLGAPLDVAVARKIGAPGQPEFGVGAVTPDGPPYYDEHSLSVLGLRPAQLEAACLAERAEARRRAVVYQRGRPPVPRAGRDVLVVDDGLATGVTARAALRSLREDRPHGLVFAAPVCAPEAAAALKSDADEVLCLLAPHGFRSVGQWYTDFRQTGDDEVLELLETP; from the coding sequence ATGAGGCGGCGACACACGTTCCGTGACCGCCGCGAGGCCGGCAGGCAGCTCGGCGAGCTGTTGCGTGAGCGCGAATGGCTCGATCCGCTGGTGCTGGGCCTGGCGCGCGGTGGCGTGGTGGTCGGTCACGCGGTGGCCGAGGTGCTGGGCGCCCCGCTGGACGTCGCGGTCGCGCGGAAGATCGGTGCGCCCGGGCAGCCGGAGTTCGGTGTCGGCGCGGTGACGCCGGACGGCCCGCCCTACTACGACGAGCACTCGCTGTCCGTGCTGGGACTGCGGCCCGCGCAACTGGAAGCGGCGTGCCTTGCCGAGCGCGCCGAGGCCCGCCGCCGCGCTGTCGTCTACCAGCGTGGCCGTCCGCCGGTGCCGCGGGCCGGGCGGGACGTGCTCGTGGTCGACGACGGGCTCGCGACCGGGGTGACCGCGCGGGCAGCGTTGCGGTCGTTGCGCGAGGACCGCCCGCACGGCCTCGTGTTCGCCGCACCGGTGTGCGCCCCGGAGGCCGCGGCGGCGTTGAAGAGCGACGCCGACGAGGTGCTGTGCCTGCTGGCACCGCACGGGTTCCGGTCGGTCGGGCAGTGGTACACCGATTTCCGCCAGACCGGAGACGACGAGGTCCTCGAGTTGCTGGAGACGCCATGA
- a CDS encoding DUF6343 family protein — translation MRFPRERPRTRAEYERGLPGYHDPTAGFGGAAPTYSALTLRIWLASIGIVLAIGTAVLFATIHAWWVTVLMSLLVVGLVVDLLWVVHRKRRGEPG, via the coding sequence ATGCGATTCCCGCGTGAGCGGCCTCGCACCCGTGCGGAGTACGAGCGGGGCCTTCCCGGCTACCACGACCCGACGGCCGGCTTCGGTGGTGCGGCGCCCACCTACAGCGCGCTGACCCTGCGGATCTGGCTCGCGTCGATCGGCATCGTCCTCGCCATCGGGACCGCCGTCCTGTTCGCCACCATCCACGCGTGGTGGGTGACGGTGCTGATGTCCCTGCTGGTGGTGGGGCTGGTGGTCGACCTGCTGTGGGTCGTGCACCGCAAGCGCCGCGGCGAACCGGGTTGA
- a CDS encoding glycoside hydrolase family 3 N-terminal domain-containing protein, with amino-acid sequence MRPAQPLTRRLLLVLAAGALLTAGVVYTGGDEADQQVPAAPPAPQPRISAVNGPDACATVISQLTPRQRMAQLVVVGVDAADPRATTDLVRSEQVGGIFLGGNATALLENKALDEVQRAARVPVSVAVDDEGGRVQRIDDLDGSMPSARRMAATLTPAQVRDLARDRGRAMAARGVTTDYAPVLDLTDAAADEVIGDRSFSADPATARRYAQAFAAGLSDSGVQPVLKHFPGHGHATGDSHKGSVTTPPLSQLRDADLLPYRNIGDFGNAAVMVGHLEVPDLTGGEPASLSPAAYQLLRGDFGFRGPILTDDLGAMKAITQRYPLPQAVVKALQSGADQALWSSGGRVSAVLDALEQASTDGTLPGNRVTDALTTVLRAKHAC; translated from the coding sequence ATGAGGCCGGCCCAGCCCCTGACCCGGCGACTGCTGCTCGTCCTGGCTGCCGGGGCCCTGCTCACCGCCGGCGTCGTCTACACCGGCGGCGACGAAGCCGACCAGCAGGTCCCGGCCGCACCGCCGGCACCGCAACCGCGGATCTCCGCCGTCAACGGCCCGGACGCCTGCGCCACCGTGATCAGCCAGCTCACGCCCCGCCAGCGGATGGCCCAGCTCGTGGTCGTCGGGGTGGACGCCGCGGATCCGCGCGCCACCACCGACCTGGTCCGCTCCGAACAGGTCGGCGGGATCTTCCTCGGCGGCAACGCGACGGCGCTGCTGGAGAACAAGGCGCTCGACGAGGTCCAGCGGGCCGCCCGGGTGCCGGTGTCCGTCGCGGTCGACGACGAGGGCGGTCGCGTCCAGCGCATCGACGACCTGGACGGGTCGATGCCCAGCGCCCGCCGGATGGCCGCCACGCTCACGCCCGCCCAGGTGCGCGACCTCGCCCGCGACCGGGGACGGGCGATGGCCGCGCGCGGGGTGACCACCGACTACGCGCCGGTGCTGGACCTCACCGACGCGGCCGCGGACGAGGTGATCGGCGACCGCTCGTTCAGCGCCGACCCGGCGACCGCCCGGCGTTACGCGCAGGCCTTCGCCGCCGGGCTGTCCGACAGCGGTGTCCAGCCGGTGCTCAAGCACTTCCCCGGCCACGGGCACGCCACCGGCGACTCGCACAAGGGCTCGGTCACCACGCCGCCGCTGTCGCAGCTGCGTGACGCCGACCTGCTGCCGTACCGGAACATCGGGGACTTCGGCAATGCCGCGGTCATGGTCGGCCACCTCGAGGTGCCGGACCTGACCGGCGGCGAACCCGCGTCGCTGTCCCCGGCGGCCTACCAGCTGCTGCGCGGCGACTTCGGTTTCCGCGGGCCGATCCTGACCGACGACCTGGGCGCGATGAAGGCGATCACCCAGCGCTATCCGCTGCCGCAGGCGGTGGTGAAGGCCCTGCAGTCCGGCGCCGACCAGGCGTTGTGGTCATCCGGCGGCCGGGTGTCGGCCGTGCTGGACGCGCTGGAGCAGGCGAGCACCGACGGGACCTTGCCGGGGAACCGGGTGACGGACGCGCTCACCACGGTCCTGCGCGCCAAGCACGCGTGCTGA
- a CDS encoding TetR/AcrR family transcriptional regulator: MSCPAFAEAVWRLAMRGGLEDVSPRQVAAEAGVSARLLQCHFGTRDQLLLGALEILNADAERRARERLMHLDGTGDMRAIVRGVLLEMLPLDEERRSRYLVHVAFFVRFLADEDLAEAVRDGPRALEDLVTDLLRQGRELGQARPDIDARAEAAFLLAGAEGLQTSMLLGQRTPDEAEALLNHRIDRIFPGEPAEHPAGARPA, translated from the coding sequence GTGAGCTGCCCGGCGTTCGCGGAAGCGGTGTGGCGGCTGGCCATGCGAGGCGGACTGGAGGACGTCAGCCCGCGGCAGGTCGCCGCCGAGGCCGGCGTCTCCGCCCGCCTGCTCCAGTGCCACTTCGGCACACGGGACCAGCTGTTGCTCGGCGCACTGGAGATCCTCAACGCCGACGCCGAGCGGCGCGCCCGCGAGCGCCTCATGCACCTGGACGGAACCGGCGACATGCGCGCCATCGTGCGTGGTGTGCTGCTGGAGATGCTGCCGCTGGACGAGGAGCGACGCAGTCGCTACCTGGTGCACGTGGCGTTCTTCGTCCGCTTCCTCGCCGACGAGGACCTCGCGGAAGCCGTCCGCGACGGCCCGCGCGCCCTCGAAGACCTCGTCACCGATCTCCTCCGGCAGGGCCGGGAACTCGGCCAGGCACGGCCCGACATCGACGCACGCGCCGAGGCCGCGTTCCTCCTCGCCGGAGCCGAAGGACTCCAGACGTCGATGCTGCTCGGCCAGCGCACACCGGACGAGGCGGAAGCCCTGCTGAACCACCGGATCGACCGGATCTTTCCAGGAGAACCGGCCGAGCACCCCGCAGGAGCGCGGCCGGCCTAG
- a CDS encoding helix-turn-helix transcriptional regulator, with product MSGETVAAQEAVPIGRLIRSARQRRGLTQYQLADELVLVSGNESLGRGEVSRWERGKRVPGPYWQQHLSRVLGVPPDELRAAARATKQWRQRQ from the coding sequence GTGAGCGGCGAGACGGTGGCGGCCCAGGAGGCGGTCCCCATCGGACGGCTGATCCGGTCCGCCCGGCAGCGGCGCGGGCTCACCCAGTACCAGCTCGCGGACGAGCTCGTCCTGGTCTCCGGCAACGAAAGCCTGGGCCGCGGTGAGGTTTCCCGCTGGGAGCGGGGAAAACGGGTGCCCGGTCCGTACTGGCAGCAGCACCTGAGCCGGGTGCTGGGCGTGCCGCCGGACGAGTTGCGCGCGGCGGCGCGGGCGACGAAACAGTGGCGGCAGCGCCAGTGA
- a CDS encoding AraC family transcriptional regulator, which translates to MDRYRLFHSRDVDDTREQVSRIFCAHEMHTVGRGPQLNTRVNYRRLENVTIAMLAYGTDVRVELGELGSFYVILAPVFGEGVVRCGPEQITVTPGTAAVVGTDEPMRMRLSADCVQLVVRIERPALEARLAELIHGPVSEPVRFRSGMDLSRGYGRSWYRTLAYGVSELDQSDTILTLPAAVEVFERNLITGLLLAQPHNYTAMIEGRDRPVPSRPLRAALDLIHGRPEAPHTTASLAHQAGVSVRALQKAFREQLGSSPGEYLRGVRLQRVHDELSAAQVEVTTVGEVASKYGLMHHGRFAAAYRDRFGESPNATLRRRSRRLLEV; encoded by the coding sequence TTGGATCGCTACCGGCTCTTCCACTCGCGGGACGTGGACGACACCCGCGAGCAGGTGAGCCGCATCTTCTGCGCGCACGAGATGCACACCGTCGGCCGCGGCCCGCAGCTGAACACCAGGGTGAACTACCGCCGCCTGGAGAACGTGACGATCGCGATGCTCGCCTACGGCACCGACGTCCGCGTCGAACTCGGCGAGCTCGGCTCGTTCTACGTGATCCTCGCTCCGGTGTTCGGTGAAGGCGTGGTCCGGTGCGGACCGGAGCAGATCACCGTCACGCCGGGCACGGCCGCGGTGGTCGGCACGGACGAGCCCATGCGCATGCGGTTGTCCGCCGACTGCGTCCAGCTCGTGGTCCGGATCGAACGGCCCGCGCTGGAGGCGCGCCTGGCCGAGCTCATCCACGGCCCGGTGTCCGAGCCCGTGCGGTTCCGGTCGGGCATGGACCTCTCGCGGGGCTACGGCCGCAGCTGGTACCGGACGCTCGCGTACGGGGTGTCGGAGCTGGACCAGTCGGACACGATCCTCACGCTCCCGGCCGCCGTCGAGGTGTTCGAACGGAACCTGATCACCGGGTTGCTGCTGGCGCAGCCGCACAACTACACGGCGATGATCGAGGGCCGGGACCGCCCGGTGCCCTCGCGCCCGCTGCGGGCGGCGCTCGACCTGATCCACGGCAGGCCGGAGGCCCCGCACACCACGGCCAGCCTGGCGCACCAGGCCGGGGTGAGCGTGCGGGCACTGCAGAAGGCGTTCCGGGAGCAGCTCGGCAGTTCGCCCGGCGAGTACCTGCGCGGGGTGCGGCTGCAGCGGGTGCACGACGAGCTGTCGGCCGCCCAGGTCGAGGTCACCACGGTGGGGGAGGTCGCCAGCAAGTACGGGCTGATGCACCACGGCCGTTTCGCGGCTGCCTACCGGGACCGGTTCGGCGAGTCGCCCAACGCGACGCTGCGCCGCCGGTCGCGGCGTCTACTCGAGGTCTGA
- a CDS encoding EAL domain-containing protein, whose product MAAADGEVGFAFQPLYSLNTGGVVGVEALARPAAGRVQDLLRAAQRRGRLVHVDAGLAAQAVLAEAAHETLLPLHLNLTALSAAAPHLVLDPLLESLGRTGRRPREIVLEIGAPFHGVSPNALLAGMHRFGELGFRLAFDGLGSGDLPLNLLAEALVDLVKLDRTALRRLPGDAATVALVESLVHFTARTGIRLAATGIEAEEQLATVRRLGMRIVQGNLFAPARTSGMPSGLVTEPPGPALPVPPTPTTAPRVDDFLHPATTLPDDATCDDVRRVLLDHDAPSGIVGLDGARRPRWSIDRARFLLDLTGPFGHALHANKPAARLADPPRTIRTGAGALELLDLVTDADLTRTGDDVIVIGPDGECRGVVFVTEIVRAMAEAKIEEAAALNPLTRLPGSDAVAREVDRRIAEGHPLVVAWLDVDSFKRVNDTVGFAAGDDLIRALGRTLTELAAKLRSVTVSHVGGDDFLIACAIDEIPIVADALLDTPWTAEHLPVTVSLATVVCAGDAARSYREVSRLLAPLKKHAKDVDGSSWVNSWPGTDRFEILRGRGHDSLREPNQVR is encoded by the coding sequence GTGGCAGCTGCGGACGGGGAGGTGGGCTTCGCCTTCCAGCCGCTGTACAGCCTCAACACCGGCGGGGTCGTCGGCGTGGAAGCCCTCGCCCGGCCGGCCGCCGGCCGCGTCCAGGACCTGCTGCGGGCGGCGCAGCGCCGCGGACGGCTGGTCCACGTCGACGCCGGGCTCGCCGCGCAGGCGGTGCTCGCCGAGGCGGCCCACGAGACGCTGCTCCCGCTGCACCTGAACCTGACCGCGCTCTCCGCCGCGGCGCCGCACCTGGTCCTCGATCCCCTGCTCGAATCTCTCGGCCGCACCGGCCGCCGTCCCCGGGAGATCGTGCTGGAGATCGGGGCGCCGTTCCACGGGGTGTCGCCGAACGCACTGCTCGCCGGAATGCACCGGTTCGGCGAACTGGGGTTCCGGCTGGCCTTCGACGGGCTCGGCTCGGGTGACCTGCCGTTGAACCTGCTCGCCGAGGCCCTGGTCGACCTGGTCAAACTGGACCGCACGGCGCTGCGGCGCTTGCCCGGCGATGCCGCCACGGTCGCGCTGGTCGAATCGCTCGTGCACTTCACCGCACGCACCGGCATCCGGCTGGCCGCCACCGGCATCGAGGCCGAGGAACAGCTCGCGACGGTGCGCCGGCTGGGGATGCGCATCGTGCAGGGCAACCTGTTCGCGCCCGCCCGCACCAGCGGCATGCCGTCCGGGCTGGTCACTGAGCCGCCCGGGCCGGCGCTGCCGGTGCCGCCGACCCCGACGACCGCGCCGCGCGTGGACGACTTCCTGCACCCGGCGACCACCCTGCCGGACGACGCGACGTGTGACGACGTCCGGCGGGTCCTGCTCGACCACGACGCGCCGAGCGGGATCGTCGGACTGGACGGCGCGCGGCGGCCGCGGTGGTCGATCGACCGCGCGCGGTTCCTGCTGGACCTGACCGGCCCGTTCGGGCACGCACTGCACGCGAACAAGCCGGCCGCGCGGCTGGCCGACCCGCCGCGCACGATCCGCACCGGCGCCGGTGCGCTGGAACTGCTCGACCTGGTCACCGACGCCGACCTGACCCGAACCGGCGACGACGTGATCGTGATCGGCCCGGACGGCGAGTGCCGCGGCGTGGTGTTCGTGACCGAGATCGTGCGTGCCATGGCCGAGGCGAAGATCGAGGAAGCGGCCGCGCTGAACCCGCTGACCCGGTTGCCGGGCAGCGACGCGGTCGCCCGTGAGGTGGACCGCCGCATCGCCGAGGGCCACCCGCTCGTGGTGGCGTGGCTGGACGTCGACTCGTTCAAGCGGGTCAACGACACGGTGGGCTTCGCGGCGGGCGACGACCTGATCCGGGCGCTGGGCCGGACGCTGACGGAACTGGCGGCGAAGCTGCGCAGCGTCACGGTGAGTCACGTGGGTGGCGACGACTTCCTGATCGCGTGCGCCATCGACGAGATCCCGATCGTCGCGGACGCCCTGCTGGACACCCCGTGGACGGCCGAGCACCTGCCGGTCACCGTGTCGCTGGCGACGGTCGTGTGCGCGGGCGATGCCGCGAGGTCCTACCGCGAGGTGTCGCGGCTGCTGGCGCCGCTGAAGAAACACGCCAAGGACGTCGACGGGTCCAGCTGGGTGAACAGCTGGCCCGGGACCGATCGGTTCGAGATCCTGCGCGGGCGCGGCCACGACTCATTGCGTGAGCCGAATCAAGTCCGATGA
- a CDS encoding winged helix-turn-helix domain-containing protein: MTVPDFDPSGQPGYLYEMMAEHLAARIESGELLPNTPLPAERRLAAEYGVSLGTARHATHILRQRGLVFTIRAKGTFIADEGRRQSFSGNS; this comes from the coding sequence GTGACCGTCCCAGACTTCGACCCGAGCGGACAGCCGGGCTACCTCTACGAGATGATGGCCGAGCACCTCGCGGCCCGGATCGAGTCGGGTGAGCTGCTCCCGAACACACCTCTGCCCGCCGAACGACGGCTGGCGGCGGAGTACGGCGTGTCGCTGGGCACGGCCCGCCACGCGACGCACATCCTCCGCCAGCGCGGCCTGGTGTTCACCATCCGGGCGAAGGGCACCTTCATCGCCGACGAGGGACGCCGGCAATCCTTTTCCGGGAACTCGTGA
- a CDS encoding lipase family alpha/beta hydrolase, whose translation MAVLRTVAGEIASVVAHAVRYPAGIGRRWSVRPGGAAPVRPLVVLPGLADNTAVFTDLKLALERCGAGPVVSFSYSLLLRDVRSAAARLAEQVEQLCEVTGATRVDLVGHSLGGLIARYYVQRLGGHRRAGTVVTVGTPHGGTVAAWLFSPLPLARQLRPGSDLVAELNQPAPGCGTKFVTFSSDGDEVVLPSRHGRIEHQDLDVRNVVLPGVGHLALAAHRRVVDEICALFRPLGAPGDGEPLSRSA comes from the coding sequence ATGGCGGTTCTCCGGACGGTCGCCGGCGAGATCGCGAGCGTGGTGGCGCACGCGGTCCGGTACCCGGCGGGTATCGGGCGGCGCTGGTCCGTGCGCCCGGGTGGCGCGGCGCCGGTCCGCCCGCTGGTGGTGCTGCCCGGTCTGGCCGACAACACGGCGGTCTTCACCGACCTCAAGCTCGCGCTGGAGCGCTGCGGCGCCGGGCCGGTCGTGTCGTTCAGCTACAGCCTGCTGCTGCGGGACGTCCGGTCCGCGGCGGCGCGGCTGGCCGAGCAGGTCGAGCAGCTGTGCGAGGTCACCGGCGCGACGCGGGTCGACCTGGTGGGCCACAGCCTGGGCGGCCTGATCGCCCGGTACTACGTGCAGCGGCTCGGCGGGCACCGCCGTGCCGGGACGGTGGTCACCGTCGGCACGCCGCACGGCGGCACGGTCGCGGCGTGGTTGTTCTCGCCTCTTCCACTGGCCCGGCAGCTGCGGCCGGGCAGCGACCTGGTGGCGGAGCTGAACCAGCCCGCCCCGGGGTGCGGCACGAAGTTCGTCACGTTCTCCAGCGACGGCGACGAGGTGGTGTTGCCCAGCAGGCACGGCCGGATCGAGCACCAAGACCTGGACGTGCGCAACGTGGTGCTCCCCGGGGTCGGCCACCTGGCGCTCGCCGCACACCGCCGGGTCGTGGACGAGATCTGCGCGTTGTTCCGGCCGCTCGGCGCTCCCGGCGACGGGGAGCCGCTGAGCCGCTCGGCGTGA
- a CDS encoding ATP-dependent Clp protease adaptor ClpS yields MSDQQWVVVLHDDDVNSHTTVAFAVARAYGLPVERGFKMAHDVDTTGEGCLTWCTTREQAEALVADLQLWGLHVTLRSR; encoded by the coding sequence ATGTCGGACCAGCAGTGGGTCGTGGTGCTGCACGACGACGACGTGAACTCCCACACCACCGTCGCGTTCGCGGTCGCCCGCGCCTACGGGCTGCCCGTGGAACGCGGGTTCAAGATGGCCCACGACGTCGACACGACCGGCGAGGGCTGCCTGACCTGGTGCACCACCCGTGAGCAGGCCGAGGCCCTCGTCGCGGACCTCCAGTTGTGGGGCCTGCACGTGACGCTCCGGAGCCGGTAA
- a CDS encoding FtsK/SpoIIIE domain-containing protein gives MPKPNEQKRRVVAALGAMREKLGMVLGAAQAGRQIAETELARLQLEQQIVRAGIDAAAGDEHLAAALRSPVMAGVRDKLNAQHAAFYTDAATVPARLRDLVAQVAPGPASLPPSAWLGRPGREPLSPPPLWRIGSSTMDSSGPFPVVVPLLDDSHLAITTAVHTRRAVESLIEGLLLRVFSAMELGAVRVHLWDVAQLTAVLPNLYSLSRTSAVTLYDPDQLGVLLDELTGHIRRIHAQTMQSGHTSLRGLRDQLGQRVEPWRIAVLFGNGETWAPEPLRELKRIAGAALAAGISLITVDVPAILGGSFENIRMLDEHHAATSMTGPDLVVDLDPPIPSTEVSAAASRLADALIEKQGGPRSFRDLLPAELGQESSARELRAPVGFYEGDPVEVVIGDASPHALIGGPSGSGKTNFLYALLGSLAARYPPDELALYLLDFKEGVSFAGLAPGRRDASWLPHARLIGVNVNTDREFGLALLRFLADELRRRSAAAKEHEVTDLAGLRQQDPDGHWPRIVAVIDEFQYLFAGRDGVTNQATALLEDIARRGRAQGIHLILASQDIAGIDAFWGKPAVFEQCTLRIAMPKARRVLAETNNAAVAAPKWHAVINHDSGVAHGNQLAHVPDASSKDIFSTLQRELWERYAREHERPRLFDGAHSPVLEHSAAYGALTTGGTPRALLGQSIDVADTACAVELTGAPGRNLAVMGTAIAEALSIMDAAARSLGRQYPPHEVEFLVSCLVDRCASAVGELADGLEADGHRVVRLSDVELGEHMAKLAEEPPEHARILLLYGVDGALPILEQKAPGQLRSGLDHFRVVLKQGPGKGTHTIGWWRSTARLKDTLGFAGTDDIGAWAALDVQGAELSQFAAGQVVHWSPRPGRALFFDRSTHVSPEVMIPFDRPEHQT, from the coding sequence ATGCCGAAGCCCAACGAGCAGAAACGCCGGGTCGTCGCGGCCCTGGGCGCCATGCGCGAGAAGCTCGGCATGGTGCTGGGCGCCGCGCAGGCCGGACGCCAGATCGCCGAGACCGAACTGGCCCGGCTGCAGCTGGAACAGCAGATCGTGCGGGCCGGCATCGACGCCGCGGCCGGGGACGAGCACCTCGCCGCCGCACTGCGCAGCCCGGTGATGGCCGGAGTCCGGGACAAGCTCAACGCGCAGCACGCCGCGTTCTACACGGACGCGGCGACCGTGCCGGCCCGGCTGCGCGACCTGGTCGCGCAGGTCGCGCCCGGACCGGCGAGCCTGCCGCCCAGCGCGTGGCTGGGCCGGCCCGGTCGGGAACCGCTCAGCCCGCCGCCGCTGTGGCGCATCGGCTCGTCCACGATGGACTCTTCCGGCCCGTTCCCGGTGGTGGTGCCGCTGCTGGACGACTCGCACCTGGCGATCACCACCGCCGTGCACACCCGCCGCGCGGTCGAATCGCTCATCGAGGGCCTGCTGCTGCGGGTGTTCAGCGCGATGGAGCTCGGTGCGGTGCGGGTGCACCTGTGGGACGTCGCGCAGCTGACGGCCGTGCTGCCGAACCTGTATTCGCTGTCCCGCACGTCCGCGGTCACGCTGTACGACCCGGACCAGCTCGGCGTCCTGCTCGACGAGCTCACCGGGCACATCCGCCGCATCCACGCCCAGACCATGCAGTCCGGGCACACGTCACTGCGCGGGCTGCGCGACCAGCTCGGGCAGCGGGTCGAGCCGTGGCGGATCGCGGTGCTGTTCGGCAACGGCGAGACCTGGGCGCCCGAACCGCTGCGCGAGCTCAAGCGCATCGCCGGCGCCGCGCTGGCCGCCGGCATCTCGCTGATCACCGTGGACGTCCCGGCGATCCTGGGCGGCTCCTTCGAAAACATCCGCATGCTCGACGAGCACCACGCGGCGACCAGCATGACCGGGCCCGACCTGGTCGTCGACCTGGACCCGCCGATCCCGTCGACCGAGGTCAGCGCCGCCGCCAGCCGGCTCGCCGACGCCCTGATCGAAAAGCAGGGCGGCCCGCGGTCGTTCCGCGATTTGCTGCCGGCCGAGCTGGGCCAGGAGAGCTCCGCGCGCGAGCTGCGCGCGCCGGTCGGGTTCTACGAGGGCGATCCGGTCGAGGTGGTGATCGGCGACGCGAGCCCGCACGCGCTGATCGGCGGGCCGAGCGGGTCGGGCAAGACCAACTTCCTCTACGCCCTGCTCGGCAGCCTCGCCGCGCGCTACCCACCGGACGAGCTCGCGCTGTACCTGCTGGACTTCAAGGAGGGTGTGTCCTTCGCCGGGCTCGCGCCGGGCCGCCGCGACGCGAGCTGGCTGCCGCACGCGCGGTTGATCGGGGTGAACGTCAACACCGACCGCGAGTTCGGCCTGGCGCTGCTGCGGTTCCTCGCCGACGAACTGCGCCGCCGGTCGGCCGCGGCGAAGGAGCACGAGGTCACCGACCTGGCCGGGCTGCGCCAGCAGGACCCGGACGGGCACTGGCCGCGGATCGTGGCGGTGATCGACGAGTTCCAGTACCTATTCGCGGGCCGGGACGGCGTCACCAACCAGGCGACGGCGCTGCTCGAGGACATCGCCCGCCGCGGCCGCGCGCAGGGCATCCACCTGATCCTGGCCAGCCAGGACATCGCCGGGATCGACGCGTTCTGGGGCAAGCCGGCCGTGTTCGAGCAGTGCACGCTGCGCATCGCGATGCCCAAGGCGCGGCGCGTGCTCGCCGAGACCAACAACGCCGCCGTCGCCGCGCCGAAGTGGCACGCGGTGATCAACCACGACTCCGGAGTGGCGCACGGCAACCAGCTCGCGCACGTGCCCGACGCGAGCAGCAAGGACATCTTCTCGACGCTGCAACGGGAACTGTGGGAGCGCTACGCCCGGGAACACGAGCGGCCACGGCTGTTCGACGGCGCGCACTCACCGGTGCTGGAGCACTCGGCCGCGTACGGCGCGCTCACCACGGGCGGGACGCCGCGGGCGCTGCTGGGCCAGTCGATCGACGTGGCCGACACCGCGTGCGCGGTCGAGCTGACCGGGGCGCCCGGCCGGAACCTGGCGGTGATGGGCACGGCGATCGCCGAGGCACTGTCCATCATGGACGCCGCGGCTCGGTCGCTCGGCAGGCAGTACCCGCCGCACGAGGTCGAGTTCCTGGTGTCCTGCCTGGTGGACCGGTGCGCGTCCGCGGTCGGCGAGCTGGCCGACGGTCTCGAGGCCGACGGGCACCGCGTGGTGCGGCTGAGTGACGTGGAGCTCGGCGAGCACATGGCGAAGCTCGCCGAGGAACCACCCGAGCACGCCAGGATCCTGCTGCTCTACGGCGTGGACGGAGCGTTGCCCATCCTCGAGCAGAAGGCACCCGGTCAGCTGAGGAGCGGGCTCGACCACTTCCGGGTCGTGCTCAAGCAGGGTCCCGGAAAGGGCACCCACACGATTGGCTGGTGGCGCAGCACGGCGCGGCTGAAGGACACGCTCGGGTTCGCCGGCACCGACGACATCGGGGCATGGGCGGCACTCGACGTGCAGGGCGCGGAGCTGAGCCAGTTCGCGGCCGGACAGGTCGTGCACTGGTCGCCGCGGCCAGGACGCGCGTTGTTCTTCGACCGCAGCACGCACGTGTCTCCCGAGGTGATGATTCCCTTCGACCGCCCGGAGCACCAGACATGA